The genomic window aatatatttacagCTGGTGAGATGCTTCATGTTGCTGAAGCTTTCATTGAGAAGAATTATCACCCCACAGTCATTTGCCGAGGTAATTATATTTGCTTCTGGATCTTTTCTAAGCAGTTGCTATTGTATTTGATGACTCCATCACTTTGTGATCTGCAGCTTACAACAAAGCTCTGGAGGATGCCATTGCTGTTCTTGACAAAATTGCAATGCCTATTGATACTAAAGATAGTAAGTATTGCTGCCacatttatctatttattttgttTGCTTGAGTTTCTTACCGATTACACTTTCCACAAATTACATTGTTTACTTTTGTTGATTTGGTGAGTTTGTGACTTGTTACTATCTGAGTATGATGTATGCTCAACAGATGCCATTACCATTTTGAAGTTATTTTGTCTGATACTCTGATATAATTGATCTATATTATTTCTGTAATCCCCTACATGTAGTCTCATCTTTACACATTCTTCATGTGGATAAAACTGCAGGATCCACAATGCTGGGGCTAGTTAAAAGCTGCATAGGTACCAAATTCACTAGTCAATTTGGGGATTTAATTGCTGTGAGTATACATTATTCTTTCTCCtagatttttaaatttgttgtcTTCCCCCGTCCACCTTATATATCTTTTTATTTGTTGGCTGGATCTTTCTTGCTTATGGATAGTTTTTAAAGCCATCAATAAACGGGCATAATACTTTCAGTGTTAGTTGAAGGGAAATTGTGAAGCATAAGTTTCATCAGCCATGAATGAACTTATAAAAATTCATTTGTTATTTTGATCAATACAACTTTTTTGTTCATGTTGTAATTTGAGCATATTGTCTAGAGGCTGAATTATTTTTGTCAGCATATACACAAGATGTAGGTTGAGTTATCTTTGTATAATTAGGTTGGAATATGGAATAATTGGGATGGCTCATGTTTGCATAGCTATAAGTATACATTATTAATATTCAGGTGCATGCAAATGTAGCAAACAAGTCTTGGAAATTATTCCCGTCCTTTGGCTCTTGACTTCACATTTTTAATTTGCTTCGAGTTAATGTTATTAAAACCTTATGATACTGTGAACCCAAATAATTTTTTCATGACTTTAAACGTCTGGATAATAATTCTATATCTGTGTGGTTAATTTCCAGGATTTAGCTATTGATGCTACTACCACAGTGGGTGTTGATCTTGGCAAAGGCTTGAGAGATGtagatataaaaaattatattaaggtTGAGAAGGTACCTGGTGGGCAGCTGGAGGATTCCAAAGTTCTTAAAGGAGTTATGATAAACAAAGATGTGGTTGCCCCTGGCAAAATGAGGAGAAAAATTGTTAACCCACGCATCATCCTTCTTGACAGTCCCCTTGAGTATAAAAAGGGTGAAAACCAAACAAATGCTGAACTTCTCCGAGAAGAAGACTGGAGTCTCTTGTTGAAGATGGAAGAAGAATACATTCAGGAGCTTTGCATGCAAATATTGAAGTTTAAACCTGATTTAGTGATTACAGAGAAGGGCCTTAGTGATTTGGCATGCCATTATCTTAGCAAGCATGGAGTGAGTGCTATCAGAAGGCTGAGGAAAACTGATAATAATAGAATTGCAAAAGCATGTGGTGCTGTTATTGTGAACAGACCAGATGAATTACAGGAATCTGATGTTGGTACTGGCGCCGGGTTATTTGAAGTAAAGAAAATCGGAGATGAGTTTTTTGCATTTATTGTTGAATGCAAAGACCCTAAAGCTTGTACTGTACTATTGAGGGGAGCTAGTAAGGATCTCTTGAATGAAGTTGAAAGAAACTTACAGGTATGCTTGTTGATTGGTACTGAGAACCTGTAGATTTGGTAACTGCTTCCTAAATGATGTTTTCATGACAGGATGCTATGTCTGTTGCAAGGAATATAATAAAAAACCCAAATCTTGTTCCTGGAGGTGGTGCTACCGAGTTGACTGTATCAGCGACTTTGAAGCAGAAGAGTTCATCAGTTCAAGGAATAGAGAAGGTGAGTGTAGTCTTGCCCCTTCACTTAAGTTCTACGGTAGGCTTTTTTTTTATCGTCCCGTAGCTGAAGGTGAGTGTAATCTTGCCCCTGCCCTTAAGTTCTATGGTAGGCTTTTTTTATCGTCCCGTAGCTGTAGTTTAATCTGGTTTTCACTTACGTATCCTTGTTGACTATCAGTGGCCATATGAAGCAGCTGCCATTGCTTTTGAGGCTATACCTCGTACTTTGGCACAAAATTGTGGAATTAACGTCATCAGGACTATGACTGCACTACAGGGAAAAGTAAGAACTTTCGAAATTTCATTTCTAGATGATTTTTTTGTTGAGCATGTATAATTTTGTGTTTTGGAATATAGCATGCGAATGGAGAGAATGCGTGGGTTGGCATAGATGGAAATACTGGTGCCATCACTGACATGAAAGAAGCTAAGGTgcattaattttctttaatttgacATATTCCGAAAACAACCAATAACCATTTCCCAACCAATGTTAGTCTTATCATATTAGAATTATGTCCGACAGGCTTCAGTTATTTCACTCCTGAATAGAGAAGACAATACCCTACTCAATTTTTCCCTTTGCTTTTCACGAGCATCTATACTAGATTTCATTATGTACATATATACATCGTTTCAAGTGATTTACTGATACAGCATGTGAATGATCTCTGAATTGTTTTGTTTTTTCTTAATATGATCTTAGATCTGGGATGCATACAACGTGAAGGCACAAACATTTAAGACTGCAGTCGAAGCTGCTTGCATGCTTCTCCGGATTGACGATGTAGTGAGTGGAATCAAGAAGAGGCAGGCCCCTGGAGCAGGCCAGGGTCCTTCGAAGCCCAAGGTTGAGACTGAGGTAGATGCCGATGGCGAGCAAATTCTACCTGACTGAGAACATGACTAAGCTGACTGGTGCTTTTTTGACATATAGAGTTGACCCTTTGTTAGGTCTTGCTGAGCTTTTCAGTCTAGTCTCTTGTTAAGTTTTGAGTTCTTGATTTGGAGCTTGCTTTGTACCTTTAATGTTTTGCTAGGGTAAATTCAGACCGTTTCTCGTCATCCATACAATATTTGGTTCTACAATGATTGTTCATTTTTGAGATTTTTTGCAAATGCCACTGGAAAATTTTCGGTTTCACTGCTTAGAAAAGGCATTTCTTTTTGTATGCAAATACAGTGTTTATTAAGAGTCGTAGTCAGattttttagtttcattttaaTCGGTTGACTTGGGTCATTTGCTAAGTTGGAAAACTTTACTATGTTAATTACTTcctatttcctttttttttgtcaTAACTCTGGATCACCACATAATCATTTACACTTCCGCATCACCATATAACTATTCACACCTCCGCATCATGGATCTTGAGGAAACTTATGGAATGATGCAACGCGCCTAAATATTCTTATACAAATaacttataaatattatatacatataaaacatataaTTCNNNNNNNNNNNNNNNNNNNNNNNNNNNNNNNNNNNNNNNNNNNNNNNNNNNNNNNNNNNNNNNNNNNNNNNNNNNNNNNNNNNNNNNNNNNNNNNNNNNNNNNNNNNNNNNNNNNNNNNNNNNNNNNNNNNNNNNNNNNNNNNNNNNNNNNNNNNNNNNNNNNNNNNNNNNNNNNNNNNNNNNNNNNTTATCCCTCTTACACAATTATAATAACAAAGATGAGGAAAAAAATTATGATAACTTACtctttaaaaataagaaaaatactaGTTATATCTAAACACTCTTGATactttaaaaataagaaaaatactaGTTATATCTAAACACTCTTGATACTCATATACAGTTGTTAATTGATTgtgtatttaaataaatttttttaacaaaataaagagAATGCATATTTGGTTATGAAGAAAATATTAGTGTCAAAACACTTTATTATAAAGGGTGTAGAAGTAGCAGGATTGAAAGAATAATTAATGCAATGTTGTTAAACCTTAATAAATTTACAGGCTCTTCATCGA from Arachis ipaensis cultivar K30076 chromosome B09, Araip1.1, whole genome shotgun sequence includes these protein-coding regions:
- the LOC107618153 gene encoding T-complex protein 1 subunit gamma gives rise to the protein MQAPVLVLKDNLKRESGSKVQHANINASKAVADIIRTTLGPRSMLKMLLDAGGGIVVTNDGNAILRELDVAHPAAKSMIELSRTQDEEVGDGTTSVIILAGEMLHVAEAFIEKNYHPTVICRAYNKALEDAIAVLDKIAMPIDTKDRSTMLGLVKSCIGTKFTSQFGDLIADLAIDATTTVGVDLGKGLRDVDIKNYIKVEKVPGGQLEDSKVLKGVMINKDVVAPGKMRRKIVNPRIILLDSPLEYKKGENQTNAELLREEDWSLLLKMEEEYIQELCMQILKFKPDLVITEKGLSDLACHYLSKHGVSAIRRLRKTDNNRIAKACGAVIVNRPDELQESDVGTGAGLFEVKKIGDEFFAFIVECKDPKACTVLLRGASKDLLNEVERNLQDAMSVARNIIKNPNLVPGGGATELTVSATLKQKSSSVQGIEKWPYEAAAIAFEAIPRTLAQNCGINVIRTMTALQGKHANGENAWVGIDGNTGAITDMKEAKIWDAYNVKAQTFKTAVEAACMLLRIDDVVSGIKKRQAPGAGQGPSKPKVETEVDADGEQILPD